In Chryseobacterium oranimense, a single window of DNA contains:
- a CDS encoding prolyl oligopeptidase family serine peptidase: protein MKVKLKHLPLLLLPFSLQVNAQEIKAELNKEIKRTEKISYILDYPQKAKGNVPLIVFLHGSGERGNNLDAVKVHSPFTYKNLIKEPVAILAPQCPADSWWDTVTIYNLIKEIQKKYKIDASRIYLTGLSLGGWGTLKLAMEHPEMFAAVVPVCAPTDMIMYANINQYKDLNMKIFHGGMDDIVLPENAFKFYQRLHPVNPSAELVIFPNDNHNSWDSTYSDPKLYEWMLSKKKEN from the coding sequence ATGAAAGTAAAATTAAAACACCTCCCGCTTTTACTCTTGCCGTTCTCATTACAGGTTAATGCACAGGAAATAAAAGCGGAATTAAACAAAGAAATCAAAAGGACTGAAAAAATATCCTATATTCTCGATTATCCTCAGAAAGCAAAAGGAAATGTTCCGCTGATTGTATTTCTTCACGGTTCAGGAGAAAGAGGGAATAATCTTGATGCAGTTAAGGTTCACAGTCCGTTCACCTATAAAAATCTGATCAAGGAGCCTGTAGCTATTTTGGCGCCTCAGTGCCCTGCGGATTCATGGTGGGATACGGTGACGATTTATAATCTGATCAAAGAAATTCAGAAGAAATATAAGATTGACGCTTCCAGGATTTACCTCACAGGACTTTCGCTGGGAGGATGGGGAACATTGAAGCTTGCCATGGAGCATCCAGAGATGTTTGCAGCAGTAGTGCCGGTATGCGCCCCTACAGACATGATCATGTATGCGAATATCAACCAATATAAAGATCTCAATATGAAAATTTTTCACGGTGGAATGGATGATATTGTGCTGCCTGAAAATGCTTTCAAATTTTACCAGAGACTACATCCGGTAAACCCTTCAGCAGAACTGGTTATTTTCCCGAATGATAACCATAACTCATGGGATTCAACCTATTCTGATCCTAAGCTGTATGAATGGATGCTGTCTAAGAAAAAAGAAAATTAA
- the bglX gene encoding beta-glucosidase BglX: MKKLIVMATLALSPVFSAQEMVTKPVQSYQTAQYQAKKKAFVENLLSKMTLDEKIGQLNLPTSGDFTTGQAQSSDIGKKVEQGLVGGLFNIKGAEKIKAVQKVAIEKSRLKIPLIFGMDVIHGYETTFPIPLGLAASWDMNIVQQSARVAAKEASSDGINWTFSPMVDISREPRWGRVSEGSGEDPYLGSEVSKNMVYGYQGKDLSAGNTILACVKHFALYGAGEAGRDYNTVDMSHVRMFNEYFPPYKAAVDAGVASVMASFNEVDGVPATGNKWLQTDVLRKLWNFKGFVVTDYTGINEMTEHGMGDLQQVSALALKAGVDMDMVGEGFLTTLKKSLDEGKVTQAEIDMAARRILEAKYDLGLFDDPYRYGDAKLAAKEVYNMENRNIARSAAAQSMVLLKNENQVLPLKKSGTVAVIGPLVNNSLNMAGTWSVATKHAASVSLMQGLQANYGKEVKFLSAKGANIDYDAKLEDIYAAHGKKTDRDNRSKEELLKEAVDIANKADVIVLAIGESAEMSGESSSRTEITIPQSQVDLLNELKKTGKPIAMVLYTGRPLALTNVKDIPDAILNAWFAGSEAGNAISDVLFGKVNPSGKLPMTFPRSLGQVPIYYNAKNTGRPLSQDKVDKCVYERFRSNYMDECNTPLYPFGYGLSYSKFSYSDLSVSNSNPKGNQTIQASVTVTNSGNYDGAEVVQLYIRDMVGSITRPVKELKGFQKVFLKKGESKKVTFDITPESLKFYNGELKFDWEPGDFDIMVGTNSDEVKHSKINWTK, translated from the coding sequence ATGAAAAAGTTAATTGTAATGGCAACCCTGGCCCTTTCTCCCGTGTTTTCTGCACAGGAAATGGTAACCAAGCCGGTTCAGTCTTATCAGACCGCTCAGTATCAGGCGAAGAAAAAAGCTTTCGTAGAAAATCTTTTGTCTAAAATGACCTTAGATGAAAAGATTGGTCAGCTCAACCTGCCGACTTCCGGAGATTTTACCACAGGACAGGCTCAGAGCTCGGATATCGGGAAAAAAGTGGAGCAGGGACTGGTAGGAGGATTATTCAATATAAAAGGAGCCGAAAAAATTAAAGCAGTTCAGAAAGTGGCCATAGAAAAAAGCCGTCTGAAAATTCCTTTGATCTTCGGAATGGATGTAATTCACGGTTATGAAACCACTTTCCCGATTCCGTTAGGCCTTGCTGCTTCCTGGGATATGAATATTGTACAGCAGTCTGCAAGAGTAGCGGCAAAAGAAGCTTCCTCAGACGGGATCAACTGGACCTTCTCGCCAATGGTGGATATTTCCCGTGAACCAAGATGGGGTAGAGTTTCTGAAGGTTCCGGAGAAGACCCTTACTTAGGAAGTGAAGTTTCTAAAAATATGGTATATGGCTATCAGGGAAAAGATCTTTCTGCTGGTAACACCATTTTGGCCTGTGTAAAGCATTTTGCACTCTATGGAGCAGGTGAAGCGGGTCGTGATTACAATACGGTAGATATGAGCCACGTAAGAATGTTCAACGAATATTTTCCACCTTACAAAGCAGCTGTAGATGCAGGAGTAGCTTCCGTAATGGCCTCTTTTAATGAAGTGGATGGGGTTCCGGCAACCGGAAATAAATGGCTTCAGACCGATGTATTGAGAAAATTATGGAACTTCAAAGGTTTTGTTGTGACTGACTATACAGGAATCAACGAAATGACAGAACATGGAATGGGAGATCTTCAGCAGGTATCCGCTTTAGCCCTGAAAGCCGGAGTAGATATGGATATGGTAGGGGAAGGATTTTTAACCACCCTTAAAAAATCCCTGGACGAAGGAAAAGTTACACAGGCTGAAATTGATATGGCGGCAAGAAGAATTCTGGAAGCAAAATATGACCTTGGATTATTCGATGATCCTTATCGGTACGGAGATGCAAAACTGGCTGCAAAAGAAGTGTATAATATGGAAAACCGTAACATCGCAAGAAGTGCAGCAGCCCAGTCCATGGTTTTATTAAAAAACGAAAACCAGGTGTTACCATTGAAAAAATCCGGTACAGTAGCTGTGATCGGGCCATTGGTGAACAACTCTCTGAATATGGCCGGAACCTGGAGTGTTGCCACAAAACACGCTGCCTCAGTTTCACTAATGCAGGGACTTCAGGCTAATTATGGAAAAGAAGTGAAATTCCTTTCAGCAAAAGGAGCAAACATAGATTACGATGCTAAATTAGAAGATATTTATGCGGCTCATGGTAAAAAAACAGACCGCGATAACCGTTCTAAAGAAGAATTACTGAAAGAAGCTGTTGATATAGCCAACAAAGCAGACGTTATTGTTCTGGCAATTGGAGAATCTGCAGAAATGAGCGGCGAGTCTTCTTCAAGAACAGAGATTACAATTCCACAGTCCCAGGTTGATTTATTAAATGAACTGAAAAAAACAGGAAAACCTATTGCAATGGTACTTTACACAGGACGTCCGCTGGCTTTGACCAATGTAAAAGATATACCTGATGCTATCCTGAACGCATGGTTTGCAGGTTCAGAAGCTGGAAATGCTATTTCGGATGTTCTGTTCGGGAAAGTAAATCCTTCAGGAAAGCTTCCGATGACCTTCCCAAGAAGCTTGGGACAGGTTCCGATCTACTATAACGCAAAAAATACAGGTCGCCCGCTAAGTCAGGACAAAGTTGATAAGTGTGTATACGAAAGATTCCGTTCAAACTATATGGATGAATGTAATACTCCTTTGTATCCGTTCGGGTATGGTTTGAGCTATTCTAAATTCAGCTATTCCGATCTGTCCGTTTCAAATTCCAACCCAAAAGGAAATCAGACCATTCAGGCTTCAGTAACCGTTACCAATTCCGGAAACTACGACGGGGCTGAGGTGGTACAGCTGTACATCAGGGATATGGTAGGAAGCATTACCAGACCTGTAAAAGAGCTGAAAGGATTCCAGAAAGTATTCCTGAAAAAAGGAGAATCTAAAAAAGTAACCTTTGACATTACCCCGGAAAGTCTGAAATTCTACAATGGAGAGTTGAAATTTGACTGGGAACCAGGAGATTTTGATATCATGGTCGGAACCAATTCTGATGAAGTGAAACACTCAAAGATCAATTGGACTAAATAA
- a CDS encoding bacteriocin-like protein has translation MKNLRKLTKQELKTVQGGIPMCLPGYFWCSFVKKCISVGSECGLAL, from the coding sequence ATGAAAAATCTGAGAAAATTGACAAAACAAGAACTGAAAACAGTTCAGGGAGGCATCCCTATGTGTCTGCCAGGATATTTCTGGTGTTCATTTGTTAAAAAATGTATTTCTGTAGGATCAGAATGCGGACTTGCTCTGTAA
- a CDS encoding bacteriocin-like protein — protein MKNLKKLSKSNLKMISGGWVPQPGQSCPAGTCQYSENGPCRIYDANKCY, from the coding sequence ATGAAAAATCTAAAAAAGTTATCAAAATCCAATTTAAAAATGATTTCCGGGGGATGGGTTCCACAACCGGGACAAAGCTGTCCTGCCGGAACATGCCAATATTCTGAGAACGGACCATGCAGAATTTACGATGCTAATAAATGTTATTAA
- the purB gene encoding adenylosuccinate lyase, with product MNSYKNPLEERYSSEEMLFNFSHNNKFQNWRKLWIALAEIEKDLGLEITDEQIAELKANAENIDYEKAAEYEKKFRHDVMAHVHTYGDVAPSAKGIIHLGATSAFVGDNTDLIQIRDGLLILKKKLVNVMKNLSDFAIQYKDLPTLGFTHFQPAQLTTVGKRATLWLQSLVLDIEELDFFLETLRFRGVKGTTGTAASFLELFNGDYSKVKHLDKELSKRFGFEKVFGVSGQTYDRKIDAKVVALLGNIAQSAHKFTNDLRLLQNLKEIEEPFEKNQIGSSAMAYKRNPMRSERIGALAKYVMSLTTSSAMVASTQWFERTLDDSANKRLTIPQAFLAVDAILLIWNNIMNGIVVYPNRINKHIMEELPFMATEYIIMEEVKAGGDRQEIHEVIRVHSMEASKKVKEEGKENDLIERILNDDSLKLDKSKLKEVLDPKNFIGFAPIQTEEFIANEVQPILDQNKDLIGLEADLKV from the coding sequence ATGAATTCCTACAAAAATCCATTGGAAGAGCGCTACTCCAGTGAAGAAATGTTATTTAACTTCTCGCACAATAACAAATTCCAGAATTGGAGAAAGCTTTGGATAGCTCTTGCTGAAATCGAAAAAGACCTTGGACTTGAAATCACAGACGAGCAGATCGCTGAGTTAAAAGCCAACGCTGAAAATATCGATTATGAGAAAGCAGCAGAATACGAAAAGAAATTCCGTCATGATGTAATGGCTCACGTTCATACCTATGGTGATGTGGCACCTTCAGCAAAAGGAATCATCCATTTAGGAGCTACTTCGGCTTTTGTAGGAGATAATACAGACCTTATTCAAATCCGTGACGGACTTTTAATCTTAAAGAAAAAGTTAGTTAACGTGATGAAGAATCTGTCTGATTTTGCTATTCAATATAAAGACCTTCCGACTTTAGGGTTCACACACTTCCAGCCTGCACAGCTGACGACGGTAGGTAAAAGAGCTACTCTTTGGTTACAGAGTTTGGTTCTTGATATCGAAGAACTTGATTTCTTCTTAGAAACCCTTCGTTTCAGAGGAGTAAAAGGAACTACCGGAACAGCAGCAAGTTTTCTGGAGCTTTTCAACGGTGATTATTCCAAAGTAAAACATTTAGATAAAGAGCTTTCAAAAAGATTCGGTTTCGAAAAAGTTTTCGGAGTTTCTGGTCAGACTTACGACAGAAAAATTGATGCTAAAGTAGTAGCGTTATTAGGAAATATTGCTCAGTCAGCCCATAAATTCACCAACGATTTACGTCTACTTCAAAACCTTAAGGAAATTGAAGAGCCATTCGAGAAAAACCAGATCGGGTCATCTGCTATGGCTTACAAGCGTAATCCAATGAGAAGTGAAAGAATCGGAGCATTGGCAAAATATGTAATGTCATTGACGACAAGTTCTGCAATGGTAGCTTCTACACAATGGTTTGAAAGAACATTGGATGACTCTGCCAACAAGAGATTGACGATTCCTCAGGCATTCCTTGCTGTTGATGCTATCCTTTTGATCTGGAACAATATCATGAACGGAATCGTTGTATACCCGAACAGAATCAACAAACATATTATGGAAGAACTTCCTTTCATGGCGACAGAATACATCATCATGGAAGAAGTGAAAGCAGGTGGTGACCGCCAGGAAATTCATGAAGTGATCAGAGTTCATTCTATGGAAGCTTCCAAGAAAGTGAAAGAAGAAGGAAAAGAAAATGACCTTATTGAAAGAATCTTAAATGACGATTCTCTAAAATTAGATAAATCAAAATTAAAAGAAGTTTTAGATCCTAAAAACTTTATCGGTTTTGCGCCGATCCAGACAGAGGAGTTCATAGCGAATGAAGTCCAGCCGATTCTGGATCAGAATAAAGACCTGATAGGATTGGAGGCTGATCTTAAAGTATAA